A portion of the Desulfovibrio sp. Fe33 genome contains these proteins:
- a CDS encoding phosphate ABC transporter substrate-binding protein has translation MKRLSLFLCLTVFSLAFGIQAACADGLDAFKGKEGSISIAGGTAHIPVMKDAAKAIMSANPNIRITIAGGGSGVGIQKVGEGLVDIGNSGRKASDAEVSKYGLVMFPFAVDGVATVIHAENPVQALTGDQVRAIFAGQITNWKEVGGNDGVINVYARDESSGTREVYWKKLLNKGAVVASANVVPSNGAMKLAVSKDPNAIGYVSIGHLDGSVKAPSLDGVEVNQEAAKSGQYPVVRKLYMNTKGEPQGIVKSFVEYITGPDCVEFIKAAGYIPF, from the coding sequence ATGAAACGTCTTTCCCTTTTTCTCTGTCTGACCGTGTTCAGCCTCGCATTCGGCATCCAAGCCGCTTGCGCGGACGGCCTGGACGCCTTCAAGGGCAAGGAAGGCAGCATTTCCATCGCGGGCGGCACGGCCCACATTCCCGTCATGAAGGACGCCGCCAAGGCCATCATGAGCGCCAACCCGAACATCAGGATCACCATCGCGGGCGGCGGTTCCGGCGTGGGCATCCAGAAAGTGGGCGAGGGCCTCGTGGACATCGGCAACTCCGGCCGCAAGGCCAGCGACGCCGAAGTGTCCAAGTACGGCCTGGTCATGTTCCCCTTTGCCGTTGACGGCGTCGCCACCGTGATTCACGCCGAGAACCCGGTCCAAGCCCTGACGGGCGACCAGGTCCGGGCAATCTTCGCCGGCCAGATCACCAACTGGAAGGAAGTGGGCGGCAACGACGGCGTCATCAACGTCTATGCCCGCGACGAATCCAGCGGCACCCGCGAGGTCTACTGGAAGAAGCTTCTGAACAAGGGGGCCGTGGTCGCCTCGGCCAACGTGGTTCCCTCCAACGGGGCCATGAAGCTGGCCGTGTCCAAGGACCCCAACGCCATCGGCTACGTGTCCATCGGCCATCTCGACGGAAGCGTGAAGGCCCCCAGCCTCGACGGCGTGGAAGTGAACCAGGAAGCCGCCAAGAGCGGCCAGTACCCCGTGGTCCGCAAGCTCTACATGAACACCAAGGGCGAGCCCCAGGGCATCGTGAAGAGCTTCGTGGAATACATCACCGGCCCCGACTGCGTCGAGTTCATCAAGGCCGCGGGCTACATCCCCTTCTAA
- a CDS encoding aminoacetone oxidase family FAD-binding enzyme: MNRFDAVILGAGASGLWCAMTAGARGRNVAVIDHGTKAARKVRISGGGKCNFTNLNASPAHYLCANPHFVKSALARLSPWDVVGFLGEHGITFEERDHGQLFTLEGAGRVAGVLLDRCARTGAAMLTGQDVGKVSGSGPFAVEVGGQTVIGDKLVLALGGPSWPQAGATDLGFRLARQYGLELVPPRPGLVPLVFPKRLRPLCVEMAGNSLPATVETGSASFTDPLLFTHRGISGPAALQASSYWREHQPVSIDFLPGQRLEDFIAEHRASNQQLRNLLARILPKRLPPLLLDAALAETSVSQLSKAEIETACERIHRFTFTPSETEGYAKAEVTVGGAATDRISSKTMECRDVHGLFVIGETLDVTGHLGGFNLHWAFASGQACGEAL; the protein is encoded by the coding sequence ATGAACCGATTCGATGCTGTTATTCTCGGGGCCGGGGCCTCTGGCCTGTGGTGCGCCATGACCGCCGGGGCGCGCGGGCGCAACGTCGCCGTGATCGACCACGGGACCAAGGCCGCCCGCAAGGTGCGCATTTCCGGCGGGGGCAAGTGCAACTTCACCAACCTGAACGCCTCGCCCGCGCACTACCTTTGCGCCAATCCCCACTTTGTCAAATCCGCCCTGGCCCGGCTTTCGCCGTGGGACGTGGTCGGATTCCTGGGCGAGCACGGGATTACCTTCGAGGAACGCGATCACGGCCAGCTCTTCACCCTGGAAGGCGCGGGCCGGGTAGCGGGGGTGCTGCTCGACCGATGCGCGCGCACGGGCGCGGCCATGCTGACCGGGCAGGACGTCGGCAAGGTCTCCGGCTCCGGCCCGTTCGCGGTGGAAGTGGGCGGCCAAACCGTCATCGGGGACAAACTGGTCCTGGCGCTGGGCGGGCCGTCCTGGCCTCAGGCGGGAGCCACGGACCTCGGCTTCCGGCTGGCCCGACAATACGGACTGGAACTCGTCCCGCCCCGTCCCGGTCTGGTGCCCCTGGTCTTCCCGAAAAGACTCCGTCCGCTATGCGTCGAGATGGCGGGCAACTCCCTGCCCGCTACGGTGGAGACCGGCTCCGCGAGCTTCACCGATCCCCTGCTTTTCACCCACCGGGGCATATCAGGCCCGGCCGCGCTCCAGGCGTCCAGCTACTGGCGCGAGCACCAGCCCGTGAGCATCGATTTCCTGCCCGGCCAACGGCTGGAGGACTTCATCGCGGAACACCGGGCCTCCAACCAGCAGTTGCGCAACCTGCTCGCCCGCATCCTGCCCAAACGGCTGCCGCCCCTGCTTCTGGACGCCGCGCTGGCCGAAACATCGGTCAGCCAGTTGTCCAAGGCCGAGATCGAAACGGCGTGCGAGCGCATCCACCGCTTCACCTTCACGCCGTCCGAGACCGAAGGCTACGCCAAAGCCGAAGTCACCGTGGGCGGCGCGGCCACGGACCGCATCTCCTCAAAAACCATGGAATGCCGCGACGTGCACGGCCTGTTCGTCATCGGCGAGACCCTGGACGTGACCGGCCACCTGGGCGGATTCAACCTCCACTGGGCGTTCGCGTCGGGCCAGGCCTGCGGCGAAGCGCTCTGA
- the rimO gene encoding 30S ribosomal protein S12 methylthiotransferase RimO, protein MAKTAGTPVRTYTVSLGCPKNRVDTERLLGALGSNMVPADSVADADLVLINTCGFIQPAIEESVATILDAVGEAADALEGTGRKPLICVAGCLVSRYGQDLKDELPEVDLWLNTEEIEQWPAMASRALQASLPGGTPRNLSTGPAYAYLKVSEGCSHNCRFCTIPSIRGPHRSWSVDFLLNEARLLADQAPELIVVGQDSTAYGSDLGQGNDLSALVKGLAAIPSLQWLRIMYLYPAGLTESLLSLLRGIGAPFLPYFDIPLQHAHPDVLGSMGRPFARNPEKVIERVRRFFPEAALRTTFIVGYPGETEAHFQTLKDFVRRTRFHHLGVFPYWAEEGTPAAAMDNQVPDEVKLARRDEIMAIQAEISADIMSGYVGETLPVVIERESDEWPGLYVGRAWFQAPDVDGVTYVGAPPDETLELGSIVEVEIEKAETYDLSGLV, encoded by the coding sequence ATGGCGAAAACAGCAGGAACTCCCGTGAGAACATACACCGTAAGCCTGGGCTGCCCCAAGAACAGGGTGGACACCGAGCGGCTGCTCGGCGCGCTGGGCTCCAACATGGTCCCGGCGGATTCGGTGGCCGACGCCGACCTCGTGCTCATCAACACCTGCGGCTTCATCCAGCCCGCCATCGAGGAATCCGTGGCCACCATTCTGGACGCCGTCGGCGAGGCGGCGGACGCCCTCGAAGGAACGGGCCGCAAGCCGCTGATCTGCGTGGCGGGATGCCTTGTCTCGCGCTACGGCCAGGACCTCAAGGACGAACTGCCCGAAGTGGACCTGTGGCTGAACACCGAGGAGATCGAGCAGTGGCCCGCCATGGCTTCCCGCGCCCTCCAGGCCTCCCTTCCCGGCGGCACCCCGCGCAACCTCTCCACCGGTCCGGCCTATGCCTACCTCAAGGTTTCGGAAGGATGCTCGCACAACTGCCGGTTCTGCACCATCCCGTCCATTCGCGGCCCGCACAGGAGCTGGTCCGTGGATTTCCTGCTGAACGAGGCCCGGCTTCTGGCCGACCAGGCGCCCGAGCTCATCGTCGTGGGCCAGGACTCCACGGCCTACGGCTCGGACCTCGGCCAGGGCAATGACCTGTCCGCCCTGGTCAAGGGGCTGGCCGCCATCCCGTCCCTGCAATGGCTGCGCATCATGTATCTCTATCCCGCAGGGCTGACCGAGTCCCTACTCTCCCTGCTGCGCGGCATCGGCGCGCCGTTCCTGCCGTATTTCGACATCCCGCTCCAGCACGCCCACCCCGACGTGCTCGGCTCCATGGGACGCCCCTTCGCCCGCAACCCGGAGAAGGTCATCGAGCGGGTCCGCCGCTTCTTTCCGGAAGCCGCCCTGCGCACCACCTTCATCGTGGGCTATCCCGGCGAGACCGAGGCGCACTTCCAGACCCTCAAGGACTTCGTCCGCCGCACCCGCTTCCACCATCTCGGGGTCTTCCCTTATTGGGCCGAGGAGGGCACCCCGGCGGCGGCCATGGACAACCAGGTTCCGGACGAGGTCAAGCTCGCCCGGCGCGACGAGATCATGGCCATCCAGGCAGAAATCAGCGCCGACATCATGTCCGGGTACGTCGGCGAGACCCTGCCCGTGGTCATCGAACGGGAATCCGACGAATGGCCCGGCCTGTACGTCGGCAGAGCGTGGTTCCAGGCCCCCGACGTGGACGGCGTGACGTATGTGGGCGCGCCCCCGGACGAGACGCTGGAGCTCGGCTCCATCGTCGAGGTCGAGATCGAGAAGGCCGAGACCTACGATCTGTCCGGGCTGGTGTAA
- the thpR gene encoding RNA 2',3'-cyclic phosphodiesterase: MPRLFIGIGLPDIYRQSLSPLIEDVSGLTDASVNWSKLSSWHLTLKFLGETDEAHIPAIRHALAAVDFTAFTMRAGGAGAFPDAGRPKVLWLGLTEGREQCAALARSIEDALAAIGVPREKKPFRPHLTLGRVRKPGPGDWKTLLDHAAATNWPAFPVNEFILWQSVLDPAGAIHTPLVRYPLG; the protein is encoded by the coding sequence GTGCCCCGGCTGTTCATCGGCATCGGATTACCGGACATTTATCGACAATCACTCAGCCCTCTCATAGAGGACGTTTCAGGACTTACCGATGCCAGCGTGAACTGGTCCAAACTCTCCTCTTGGCACCTGACCCTGAAGTTTCTCGGCGAGACGGACGAGGCACATATTCCGGCCATCCGGCACGCCCTGGCCGCCGTGGATTTCACCGCCTTCACCATGCGGGCCGGAGGCGCGGGCGCGTTTCCCGACGCCGGACGCCCCAAGGTTCTCTGGCTCGGCTTGACCGAAGGCCGCGAACAATGCGCGGCCCTGGCCCGATCCATCGAGGACGCGCTGGCCGCCATCGGCGTACCCCGCGAAAAAAAGCCTTTCCGCCCGCACCTGACGCTCGGCAGAGTGCGCAAGCCCGGCCCCGGCGATTGGAAAACGCTCCTCGACCATGCCGCCGCTACGAACTGGCCAGCCTTCCCCGTAAACGAATTCATTCTCTGGCAAAGTGTCCTCGACCCTGCCGGAGCCATCCACACGCCCCTGGTTCGGTATCCGCTGGGATAG
- the rdgB gene encoding RdgB/HAM1 family non-canonical purine NTP pyrophosphatase: protein MDTIVLATNNKGKIRELSVMLEPFGVAVKSLAEFPEIGDIPETGETFLENAFIKARAVAAITGLVAVADDSGIEIDALDGRPGVYSARYAGEQHNDRDNNEKMLAEMKDVPDEKRTGRYRCVMAASAPNGTEISADGAYEIVVGHGYKGAGGFGYDVIVIDPEFGCHVAEMDPAVKNGRSHRGKAMKKLLAQWPEFWEKARA, encoded by the coding sequence ATGGACACCATCGTTCTGGCGACCAACAACAAGGGCAAGATCAGAGAGCTTTCCGTCATGCTCGAGCCCTTCGGGGTGGCGGTCAAGAGCCTGGCCGAGTTCCCGGAGATCGGCGACATCCCGGAAACCGGCGAGACCTTTCTGGAGAACGCCTTCATCAAGGCGCGCGCCGTGGCCGCGATCACCGGCCTGGTGGCCGTGGCCGACGACTCCGGCATTGAGATCGACGCTCTGGACGGCCGCCCCGGCGTGTACTCCGCACGCTATGCGGGCGAGCAGCACAACGACCGTGACAACAACGAGAAAATGCTGGCCGAGATGAAGGACGTGCCCGACGAGAAACGCACGGGCCGCTACCGCTGCGTCATGGCCGCATCCGCCCCCAACGGCACTGAGATCAGCGCGGACGGGGCCTACGAGATCGTGGTCGGACATGGTTACAAAGGCGCCGGCGGTTTCGGCTACGACGTCATCGTCATCGACCCCGAGTTCGGCTGCCATGTGGCCGAGATGGACCCCGCGGTCAAGAACGGCCGTTCACATCGCGGCAAGGCCATGAAGAAGCTGTTGGCGCAGTGGCCCGAGTTTTGGGAGAAGGCCCGGGCCTAA
- a CDS encoding TAXI family TRAP transporter solute-binding subunit, giving the protein MPRFVHILLLLCCLGFSPVAGCMSETENGPEAPKTTTRTLTFYGGPRGGTFNHFANKMATVISHDAPGLSVLTKPSGGSVENLLALCSGKADMALVNAGDAFLGRTGKLRCTNKKFADVQAISFLYETPAQLVVRMDSGIRSVLDLRGKTIAVGNPGSGAALSAERFFRHLKLWTNFNHLPTGYAEAAEGFARGEVDGFWALAGYPNASVMEAAAQTPVRILNLHEPAMASGFYQLYPFYSRASIPAHTYHGQIDAVATFQDAALWCARSGLDGHAVYDGLKAVFSDKRLEELRRFHGAAADMSLQNGIRNLSIPLHPGALRFWSEHKLDIPPILMP; this is encoded by the coding sequence CCTGGGCTTTTCCCCTGTAGCGGGCTGCATGTCGGAAACCGAAAACGGCCCCGAAGCGCCCAAAACAACGACGCGAACCCTGACCTTCTACGGCGGCCCGCGCGGCGGCACCTTCAACCACTTCGCCAACAAGATGGCGACAGTCATATCCCACGACGCGCCCGGCCTGAGCGTCCTGACAAAACCGTCCGGCGGCTCCGTGGAAAACCTCCTCGCCCTGTGCTCGGGGAAAGCGGACATGGCCCTGGTCAACGCGGGCGACGCGTTCCTTGGACGCACCGGCAAGCTGCGCTGCACCAACAAGAAATTCGCCGATGTCCAGGCCATCTCCTTTCTCTACGAAACCCCGGCGCAACTCGTGGTGCGCATGGACTCCGGCATACGTTCGGTCCTGGACCTCCGGGGCAAGACCATCGCCGTGGGCAACCCCGGCTCGGGCGCGGCCCTGTCCGCCGAGCGGTTCTTCCGCCATCTCAAGCTCTGGACCAACTTCAACCACCTGCCGACAGGCTACGCCGAAGCCGCCGAAGGCTTCGCCCGAGGCGAGGTGGATGGGTTCTGGGCCCTGGCGGGCTATCCCAACGCCTCGGTCATGGAGGCTGCCGCGCAAACGCCCGTCCGCATCCTGAACCTGCACGAGCCCGCCATGGCCTCCGGCTTCTACCAGCTCTATCCGTTCTACTCGCGGGCCTCCATCCCGGCGCACACCTACCATGGCCAGATCGACGCCGTGGCCACCTTCCAGGACGCCGCCCTGTGGTGCGCCCGCTCCGGCCTGGACGGGCACGCCGTATACGACGGCCTCAAAGCGGTTTTCAGCGACAAACGGCTTGAAGAACTGCGGCGCTTCCACGGCGCGGCCGCTGACATGAGCCTGCAAAACGGCATCCGCAACCTGTCCATCCCCCTGCACCCCGGCGCGCTCCGCTTCTGGTCCGAGCACAAGCTGGACATTCCGCCCATCCTCATGCCGTAG
- a CDS encoding exodeoxyribonuclease III yields MIIYSWNVNGYRAVLKKDFRDWLDGCGGDVVMLQETKVHPEQLSSEEREPDSFSNHYWNWSKKKKGYSGVACFANPEPLAWDTGLPDDRFRDEGRVLHLEYPDFHLFNIYFPNGQMSDERLDFKMGFYDAFLDHAESLRKTKPIVVGGDFNTAHREIDLKNPKANSERSGFLPVERAWIDKFIDAGYVDTFRLFEDGPDHYSWWSYRFNARKNNAGWRIDYFFVSEELKDRVVRAWIEPDILGSDHCPIGVEIDV; encoded by the coding sequence ATGATTATTTATTCATGGAACGTCAACGGCTACCGGGCCGTGCTCAAAAAGGACTTCCGCGACTGGCTGGACGGCTGCGGCGGGGATGTGGTCATGCTTCAGGAGACCAAGGTCCATCCCGAACAACTTTCTTCCGAAGAGCGCGAACCGGACTCCTTTTCCAACCATTATTGGAACTGGTCCAAGAAAAAGAAGGGCTATTCCGGCGTGGCCTGCTTCGCCAACCCCGAACCCCTCGCCTGGGACACGGGCCTGCCCGATGACCGCTTCCGAGACGAGGGCCGGGTGCTCCATCTCGAATATCCGGACTTCCATCTCTTCAACATCTATTTCCCCAACGGGCAGATGTCCGACGAGCGTCTGGATTTCAAGATGGGCTTCTACGACGCCTTTCTCGACCACGCCGAAAGCCTGCGCAAGACCAAGCCCATCGTGGTCGGCGGCGATTTCAACACCGCCCATAGGGAAATCGACCTCAAAAATCCCAAGGCCAACAGCGAACGCTCCGGCTTTCTGCCCGTGGAGCGCGCCTGGATCGACAAGTTCATCGACGCCGGATACGTGGACACCTTCCGCCTCTTTGAAGACGGCCCGGACCACTACTCCTGGTGGTCCTACCGCTTCAACGCCCGCAAAAACAACGCCGGGTGGCGCATCGACTACTTCTTCGTCTCCGAAGAACTGAAGGACCGCGTCGTCCGCGCCTGGATCGAACCCGACATCCTCGGGTCCGATCACTGCCCCATCGGCGTCGAAATCGACGTTTAG
- a CDS encoding DJ-1/PfpI family protein translates to MAAKKILMLVGDFVEDYEAMVPFQMLLMVGHHVDAVCPGKKAGESVATAVHDFEGHQTYSEKPGHNFGITAAFEEIRAEDYDALVLPGGRAPEYLRLNPDVIQCVRHFAEAGKPIAAICHGPQLLTAADVIKGKTCTAYPAVKPDIDAAGASWCPVNATASNACADGNIVTAPAWPAHPEWMREFLKVLGSTIEP, encoded by the coding sequence ATGGCAGCCAAGAAAATACTGATGCTGGTCGGCGACTTTGTCGAAGACTACGAAGCCATGGTTCCCTTTCAGATGCTCCTGATGGTCGGCCACCATGTCGACGCCGTGTGCCCAGGCAAGAAGGCGGGCGAGTCTGTGGCGACCGCCGTGCATGATTTCGAGGGCCATCAAACCTATTCCGAGAAACCGGGACACAATTTCGGGATCACCGCCGCCTTTGAAGAAATCAGGGCCGAGGATTACGACGCCCTAGTCCTCCCCGGCGGGCGCGCCCCGGAATACCTGCGCCTCAATCCGGATGTCATCCAGTGCGTGCGCCACTTCGCCGAGGCGGGAAAGCCCATCGCCGCCATCTGCCACGGCCCGCAACTGCTCACCGCGGCCGACGTCATAAAGGGCAAGACCTGCACTGCCTACCCGGCGGTCAAGCCGGATATCGACGCGGCGGGAGCCTCGTGGTGCCCGGTCAACGCCACGGCCTCAAACGCCTGCGCCGACGGCAATATCGTCACCGCACCGGCCTGGCCAGCCCATCCCGAATGGATGCGCGAGTTTCTCAAGGTGCTCGGTTCCACCATCGAGCCGTAA
- a CDS encoding malic enzyme-like NAD(P)-binding protein: MALFTKEEALDYHSAKRKGKLEVISIKPCRNQKDLSMAYSPGVAEACRAIHADTEKVYDYTNKGNLVAVVSNGTAVLGLGNIGPEAGKPVMEGKGVLFKIFSDIDVYDLNINAKTPDEVVAFCKCLEPTFGGINLEDIKAPECFEIETRLKAEMGIPVFHDDQHGTAIISAAGIINALDISGKKIDEIKIVVSGAGAAAIACSNLYVHMGVRRENIFMFDSRGLIHAGRTDLNEFKRAYAQAEDKGSLADCMVGADMFLGLSVKDAINQDMVKTMAQNAIIFACANPDPEIPYPDVKEVRPDIIMGTGRSDFPNQVNNVLGFPFIFRGALDCRATTINEEMKLAAANALARLAKEPVSKEICEAFGVDKLEYGIDYIIPKPLDPRVLTWLAPAVAKAAMDTGVAQVELDLAQYAKDLEARMAASKARTKLVVDSFGYDI, encoded by the coding sequence ATGGCATTGTTCACGAAGGAAGAAGCTCTCGACTATCACTCCGCCAAACGAAAGGGCAAACTGGAGGTCATCTCCATCAAGCCGTGCAGGAACCAGAAAGACCTGTCCATGGCATACAGCCCCGGCGTCGCAGAGGCCTGCCGCGCCATCCATGCGGATACCGAAAAGGTCTACGATTACACCAACAAAGGCAACCTGGTGGCAGTTGTCTCCAACGGCACCGCCGTGCTCGGCCTGGGCAACATCGGCCCCGAAGCGGGCAAGCCGGTCATGGAAGGCAAGGGCGTTCTGTTCAAGATTTTCTCCGATATCGACGTCTACGACCTGAACATCAACGCCAAGACCCCCGACGAAGTGGTCGCGTTCTGCAAATGCCTGGAGCCTACCTTCGGCGGCATCAACCTCGAAGACATCAAGGCCCCGGAATGTTTCGAGATCGAAACCCGCCTCAAGGCGGAAATGGGCATCCCCGTCTTCCACGACGACCAACACGGCACCGCCATCATCTCGGCGGCAGGCATCATCAACGCCCTGGACATCTCCGGCAAGAAGATCGACGAAATCAAAATCGTGGTCTCGGGCGCGGGCGCGGCCGCCATCGCCTGCTCCAACCTCTACGTGCACATGGGCGTCAGGCGCGAAAACATCTTCATGTTCGATTCGCGCGGCCTGATCCACGCCGGACGCACCGACCTCAACGAATTCAAGCGCGCATACGCCCAGGCCGAGGACAAGGGCTCCCTGGCCGACTGCATGGTCGGAGCCGACATGTTCCTGGGCCTCTCGGTCAAGGACGCCATCAACCAGGACATGGTCAAGACCATGGCCCAAAACGCCATCATCTTCGCCTGCGCCAACCCCGATCCCGAAATCCCCTATCCTGACGTCAAGGAAGTTCGCCCCGACATCATCATGGGCACCGGCCGGTCCGATTTCCCCAACCAGGTGAACAACGTGCTCGGCTTCCCGTTCATATTCCGGGGCGCGCTCGACTGCCGCGCCACCACCATCAACGAGGAAATGAAGCTCGCCGCCGCCAACGCCCTGGCGCGCCTGGCCAAGGAGCCGGTCTCCAAGGAAATCTGCGAGGCCTTCGGCGTGGACAAGCTCGAATACGGCATCGACTACATCATCCCCAAGCCGCTGGACCCGCGCGTCCTGACCTGGCTCGCCCCGGCCGTGGCCAAGGCCGCCATGGACACCGGCGTGGCCCAGGTCGAACTCGACCTCGCCCAGTACGCCAAGGACCTGGAAGCCCGCATGGCCGCCTCCAAGGCACGCACCAAGCTGGTGGTCGACTCCTTCGGCTACGACATCTAG
- a CDS encoding two-component system sensor histidine kinase NtrB, translated as MFEGSGLDDKRYVIGVIGDIPALLAFWEMFKDRSNDEILKEIGVVAVALPGESVLPEANDSGRIIPTYAGYKAMLGSHPEINMVIEATGRPGLVHELRNFLPPSVTLVERGAARFFIRLLTSNQMWVACKVDLLHTQNMLKTIVDQMDQEILFLDRAGLVLDMNQTVLNRSGLPKKVLVGRHYCEIFTRTVEGECEEWEDPFARTMKTRTPAETITSLVGGDGRVQYFRIYTSPVADEDGEVNHVVAIRRDITVRRSMENRLQQAERLASVGELSTYMAHEIRNPLFSISGFANSLMRGRGVDEKAREKLSIILDESRRLDEVLRSLLNFARPTEAEVAEVDLNEMVRTAMDVMQLPCSNQNVEPYVTLDEGLAKVHANPDLIKQCLINLVKNALEAMPSGGKLYVTTSMNHDMAMLTVEDTGTGIPLEIRDKIFSPFFSTKDKNVGLGLAQIHKIVGELGGRVDLASMEGVGTKVTLFLPPILAVEDSAESA; from the coding sequence ATGTTCGAAGGTTCCGGTCTGGACGACAAACGGTATGTCATCGGCGTGATCGGCGACATTCCGGCCCTGCTTGCCTTCTGGGAGATGTTCAAGGACCGGAGCAACGATGAAATCCTCAAGGAGATCGGTGTGGTGGCCGTGGCGCTGCCCGGCGAATCCGTGCTCCCCGAGGCGAACGACTCGGGCCGGATCATCCCCACCTACGCTGGCTACAAGGCCATGCTCGGGAGTCACCCCGAGATCAACATGGTCATCGAGGCCACGGGCCGTCCGGGCCTTGTCCACGAACTGCGCAACTTCCTGCCTCCTTCCGTCACCCTGGTGGAGCGCGGCGCGGCCCGTTTCTTCATCCGGCTGCTGACTTCGAATCAGATGTGGGTGGCCTGCAAAGTGGACCTGCTGCACACCCAGAACATGCTCAAGACCATCGTGGACCAGATGGATCAGGAGATTCTCTTCCTGGACCGGGCCGGATTGGTGCTGGACATGAACCAGACCGTGCTGAACCGCTCCGGGCTGCCCAAGAAGGTCTTGGTGGGCAGGCATTACTGCGAGATATTCACCCGGACTGTCGAAGGGGAATGCGAGGAGTGGGAGGACCCCTTCGCCAGGACCATGAAGACCCGAACTCCGGCCGAGACCATTACCAGCCTGGTGGGCGGCGACGGCCGTGTGCAGTATTTCCGCATTTACACCAGCCCCGTGGCGGACGAGGACGGCGAGGTGAATCATGTGGTGGCCATTCGCAGGGACATCACCGTGCGGCGGTCCATGGAGAACCGCCTCCAGCAGGCCGAGCGGCTGGCCTCGGTGGGCGAGCTGTCCACCTACATGGCCCACGAAATCCGCAATCCGCTTTTTTCCATCAGCGGCTTCGCCAATTCGCTGATGCGCGGCCGGGGAGTGGACGAGAAGGCGCGGGAGAAGCTGTCCATCATCCTGGACGAATCCAGGCGCTTGGACGAGGTCCTGCGGAGTCTGCTCAATTTCGCCCGGCCCACCGAGGCCGAGGTGGCCGAGGTGGATTTGAACGAGATGGTCCGGACCGCCATGGACGTCATGCAACTGCCCTGCTCCAATCAGAATGTGGAGCCATACGTCACCCTGGACGAAGGCCTGGCCAAGGTCCACGCCAACCCGGACCTCATCAAGCAATGCCTCATCAACCTGGTCAAGAACGCCCTGGAGGCCATGCCCTCCGGCGGCAAGCTCTACGTGACCACCTCCATGAACCACGACATGGCCATGCTTACCGTGGAGGACACCGGGACGGGCATCCCACTGGAAATACGCGACAAGATATTCAGCCCGTTCTTCTCCACCAAGGACAAGAACGTCGGACTCGGACTGGCCCAGATACACAAGATCGTGGGCGAGCTGGGCGGCCGGGTGGACCTGGCGTCCATGGAAGGGGTCGGCACCAAGGTGACGCTCTTCCTGCCGCCCATCCTGGCGGTTGAAGATTCGGCCGAGTCCGCGTAG